From Leifsonia sp. fls2-241-R2A-40a, one genomic window encodes:
- a CDS encoding sigma-70 family RNA polymerase sigma factor, giving the protein MRTEDTGEAALLARVRAGDPDAFGELFDLHRDRVFRQARRMVDSTRDAEDVTGMVFLEAWRRRDSLREVDGSVIGWLLVTANNVSRNFARASRRYRHVLAGLPSPEQMPDHSHLVDVRLDSDRRRVALQGALSRLPRRDQDILSLCVIEELSTAEAAAALDIAPGTVKSRLSRAKVRLAALLAESTDFASTEGGLR; this is encoded by the coding sequence GTGAGGACAGAAGACACCGGCGAGGCGGCATTGCTGGCGCGCGTGCGTGCAGGCGATCCCGACGCCTTCGGGGAGTTGTTCGATCTGCACCGCGATCGCGTGTTTCGGCAGGCGCGGAGAATGGTTGACTCGACGCGCGACGCGGAGGACGTAACCGGCATGGTCTTCCTCGAGGCCTGGCGGCGGCGCGACTCGTTGCGGGAGGTTGATGGTTCGGTGATCGGGTGGCTGCTGGTTACGGCGAACAACGTCAGCCGGAACTTCGCTCGCGCGAGCCGCCGCTATCGGCATGTACTTGCCGGTCTCCCATCGCCTGAGCAAATGCCCGACCACAGCCACCTTGTTGATGTTCGGCTCGATTCTGATCGTCGGCGTGTCGCCCTGCAAGGTGCTCTTTCTCGTTTGCCGCGCCGGGACCAGGACATTCTCTCGCTGTGCGTCATCGAGGAGCTCAGCACGGCAGAGGCTGCCGCTGCGTTGGACATAGCGCCGGGGACGGTGAAGTCTCGTCTTTCTCGGGCGAAGGTGCGTCTAGCAGCTTTGCTCGCTGAATCCACCGACTTCGCATCGACCGAGGGAGGCCTCCGATGA
- a CDS encoding NUDIX domain-containing protein, translating to MQRSAARVIVVNEEGQALLFRGGDPARPEEGTWWFTPGGGVEVGETAIEAARRELREETGLEVRHPRGPIYRRETRFEFAGETFEQLEVYFYVVAPTFEVDTRGWTVLERAVMRESRWWSLREIQATDETVYPDNLAALLIEILETR from the coding sequence GTGCAACGATCAGCAGCCCGCGTGATCGTGGTGAACGAAGAGGGGCAAGCCCTCCTCTTCCGCGGCGGGGACCCGGCGCGCCCCGAGGAGGGGACCTGGTGGTTCACGCCCGGGGGCGGCGTCGAGGTCGGCGAGACTGCGATCGAAGCAGCGCGCAGAGAACTCCGCGAGGAAACTGGCCTAGAGGTCAGGCACCCGCGTGGGCCTATCTATCGTCGCGAAACCCGGTTCGAGTTCGCCGGCGAGACCTTCGAGCAGCTCGAGGTCTACTTCTACGTTGTCGCGCCAACCTTCGAAGTCGACACACGCGGATGGACCGTCCTCGAACGGGCCGTCATGCGGGAGTCCCGTTGGTGGTCGCTGCGAGAGATCCAGGCGACCGACGAGACCGTGTACCCGGACAATCTGGCCGCTCTGTTGATAGAGATCCTCGAGACCCGCTAA
- a CDS encoding alpha/beta hydrolase: METILVPPLLCSSRVYESVLDTVWSHGSVTIADTLHDNTIAGMAARLLRNAPDRFALLGTSMGGYVALEVMRQAPERVTGLALVSTSAEADSDEQLAARTRQSQLVEQGHVDELVDAAFPGVVAERNESDPDLLTAWRGMTATVGPRGFLQQQSAVMGRTDSRALLAGIACLTFVIHGAEDRLIPVQAGQRIAAAVPGATLRLVAKAGHFVFLERPDEAAAVVDEFVRALQ, encoded by the coding sequence ATGGAGACGATTCTTGTTCCGCCGTTGTTGTGCTCATCACGGGTGTACGAGTCGGTTTTGGACACAGTGTGGTCGCACGGCTCGGTCACGATTGCCGACACCCTTCACGACAACACCATTGCGGGTATGGCGGCTCGTCTTCTGCGGAACGCCCCGGATCGGTTTGCTCTCCTCGGAACGAGTATGGGCGGTTACGTTGCCCTTGAAGTGATGCGCCAGGCGCCGGAACGGGTCACCGGGCTGGCATTGGTGAGTACCTCAGCCGAAGCGGACTCAGATGAACAGCTCGCTGCCCGGACACGGCAATCCCAACTCGTCGAGCAGGGCCACGTCGACGAACTGGTGGATGCTGCGTTTCCGGGAGTGGTTGCCGAACGAAATGAGTCCGACCCGGATCTGCTGACAGCCTGGCGAGGAATGACAGCGACGGTGGGTCCCCGGGGATTCCTACAACAGCAGTCTGCAGTGATGGGCCGAACAGACTCACGCGCTCTTCTTGCTGGGATCGCCTGCCTCACCTTCGTGATCCACGGTGCGGAGGACCGGCTCATTCCAGTTCAGGCGGGTCAGAGGATCGCGGCAGCTGTTCCCGGCGCCACTTTACGTCTCGTTGCGAAGGCTGGTCACTTCGTCTTCCTTGAGCGACCAGATGAGGCAGCCGCTGTTGTCGACGAATTCGTTCGCGCTCTCCAGTGA